One window of the Holophagales bacterium genome contains the following:
- the pip gene encoding prolyl aminopeptidase, translating into MAHPVKDPINWLYPEIEPYRTGRLRVSDVHELHFEECGNPAGKPVVFLHGGPGGGTDGKMRRFFHPEKYRIVLFDQRGSGKSTPHASLEANTTWDLVEDTEKVREHLGIAKWQVFGGSWGSTLALAYAERHPDRVTELVLRGIFLLRRKEIEWFYQEGASILFPDAWEPYLAHIPESERGDMVAAYHRRLTSDDPGVRLAAAKIWSGWEGATSKLLPDAAFTGHYEEDEFALAFARIEAHYFQNRGFFEVDDQLLRDVGRIRHIPAVIVQGRYDVVCPIFSAWALHRAWPEADFIVTPDSGHSAFEAPNSRALVAATDRFASL; encoded by the coding sequence ATGGCCCACCCCGTCAAGGACCCGATCAACTGGCTCTACCCCGAGATCGAGCCGTATCGCACCGGCCGCCTTCGCGTCTCCGACGTGCACGAGCTCCACTTCGAGGAGTGCGGGAACCCCGCCGGGAAGCCCGTCGTCTTCCTGCACGGCGGACCCGGCGGCGGGACCGACGGGAAGATGCGGCGCTTCTTCCACCCGGAGAAGTACCGGATCGTCCTCTTCGACCAGCGCGGCAGCGGGAAGAGCACGCCGCACGCGAGCCTCGAGGCGAACACGACGTGGGACCTCGTCGAGGACACCGAGAAGGTCCGCGAGCACCTCGGCATCGCGAAGTGGCAGGTCTTCGGCGGCTCCTGGGGCTCGACGCTCGCCCTCGCCTACGCCGAAAGGCACCCCGACCGGGTCACCGAGCTCGTCCTGCGCGGGATCTTCCTGCTCCGCAGGAAGGAGATCGAGTGGTTCTACCAGGAGGGGGCCTCGATCCTCTTCCCCGACGCCTGGGAGCCCTACCTCGCGCACATCCCCGAGTCCGAGCGCGGCGACATGGTCGCGGCGTACCACCGGCGCCTGACGAGCGACGACCCCGGCGTCCGCCTCGCCGCCGCGAAGATCTGGAGCGGCTGGGAGGGGGCGACGTCGAAGCTCCTCCCCGACGCGGCCTTCACGGGGCACTACGAGGAGGACGAGTTCGCCCTCGCCTTCGCGCGGATCGAGGCCCACTACTTCCAGAACCGCGGCTTCTTCGAGGTCGACGACCAGCTCCTGCGCGACGTGGGCCGGATCCGGCACATTCCCGCGGTCATCGTCCAGGGCCGCTACGACGTCGTCTGCCCGATCTTCAGCGCCTGGGCGCTTCACCGCGCCTGGCCCGAAGCCGACTTCATCGTCACGCCCGACTCCGGCCACAGCGCCTTCGAGGCGCCGAACAGCCGGGCCCTCGTCGCCGCGACGGACCGCTTCGCCAGCCTCTGA
- a CDS encoding DPP IV N-terminal domain-containing protein, whose protein sequence is MDGATWNEAGTALLVAAEKDLWHYEPGAKAARRLTNDEAEEELPGFSPDGAKVAFVKGNDLWFVEVATGKATRLTADGSPTLLNGRLDWVYEEELAGRGDGRAYEWAPDSSAIAFLRLDVSKVPEYPLVDFLPTNGKHLPQRYPKPGDPNASPSVKVVGWGSPDGTTTSRVVNFDGNDVLLGPDLSWTPDSSAVAFTKMNRTQTRIEAFLLPRSGDGVLRSLLTETSASWINAHQPPLFLPDGSGFLWRSERSGFLHLWRYRMDGTLVGPVTTGDWAIEGDPKLDAGSGAVFFTSTAKDPRERHLYRVGLDGSGLAQLTFDKGTHQAIPSPGGRFVLDAWSNVDTPPRVVLRRQDGTLIRSVFVPKTSLDEFALATTEMGSFTGSDGTLFYTRLVKPADFDPSKRYPVVVYVYGGPHAQLVQERWGGTSLLDHVLASKGFLVWAVDNRGSGGRGLAFESAILRRLGEVELKDQLEGIAELKKLPFVDPARLGIHGWSYGGYMTLTAATRAPGVFRAAFAGAPVTHWKYYDSIYTERYMKLPKENPEGYEATAPLTHAAQLGPKLLVVHGTADDNVHMQQSIAFADALNKARKEYVFVPFAGMKHGPRDRATRHAVHQRLVSFFEENL, encoded by the coding sequence GTGGACGGCGCGACCTGGAACGAGGCCGGGACGGCGCTCCTCGTCGCCGCCGAGAAGGACCTGTGGCACTACGAGCCCGGCGCGAAGGCGGCCCGGCGGCTCACGAACGACGAGGCCGAGGAGGAGCTGCCGGGCTTCTCCCCCGACGGCGCGAAGGTCGCCTTCGTCAAGGGGAACGACCTCTGGTTCGTCGAGGTCGCCACGGGCAAGGCCACCCGCCTGACGGCGGACGGGAGCCCCACGCTCCTGAACGGTCGGCTCGACTGGGTCTACGAGGAGGAGCTCGCGGGCCGCGGCGACGGCCGGGCCTACGAGTGGGCGCCCGATTCCTCGGCGATCGCATTCCTGCGCCTCGACGTCTCGAAGGTCCCGGAATACCCGCTCGTCGACTTCCTCCCGACGAACGGAAAGCACCTGCCCCAGCGCTACCCGAAGCCCGGCGACCCGAACGCCTCTCCGTCGGTGAAGGTCGTCGGCTGGGGGAGCCCCGACGGGACGACGACCTCGAGGGTCGTCAACTTCGACGGGAACGACGTCCTCCTCGGCCCGGATCTCTCCTGGACGCCCGACTCCTCGGCCGTCGCCTTCACGAAGATGAACCGGACGCAGACCCGAATCGAGGCCTTCCTCCTTCCTCGATCCGGGGACGGCGTCCTGCGCAGCCTCCTGACGGAGACCTCGGCCTCGTGGATCAACGCCCACCAGCCCCCGCTCTTTCTCCCCGACGGCTCCGGGTTCCTCTGGCGCTCCGAGCGGAGCGGGTTCCTGCACCTCTGGCGTTACCGGATGGACGGCACGCTCGTCGGCCCCGTCACGACGGGAGATTGGGCGATCGAGGGCGACCCGAAGCTCGACGCCGGGTCGGGCGCGGTCTTCTTCACCTCCACCGCGAAGGATCCCCGCGAGCGGCACCTCTACCGTGTCGGCCTCGACGGCTCCGGCCTCGCACAGCTCACGTTCGACAAGGGGACGCATCAGGCGATCCCCTCCCCCGGCGGGCGGTTCGTCCTCGACGCCTGGTCGAACGTCGACACGCCCCCGCGCGTCGTCCTGAGGCGGCAGGACGGGACGCTGATCCGGAGCGTCTTCGTACCGAAGACGTCCCTCGACGAGTTCGCCCTCGCGACGACGGAGATGGGCTCCTTCACCGGCTCCGACGGCACGCTCTTTTACACGAGGCTCGTGAAGCCGGCCGACTTCGACCCGTCGAAGAGGTACCCGGTCGTCGTCTACGTCTACGGCGGCCCGCACGCCCAGCTCGTCCAGGAGCGCTGGGGGGGCACGTCCCTGCTCGACCACGTCCTCGCCTCGAAGGGGTTCCTGGTCTGGGCGGTCGACAACCGCGGCTCCGGCGGGCGCGGCCTCGCCTTCGAGTCGGCGATCCTCAGGCGCCTCGGCGAGGTCGAGCTGAAGGACCAGCTCGAGGGGATCGCCGAGCTGAAGAAGCTCCCCTTCGTCGACCCGGCCCGCCTCGGGATCCACGGCTGGTCCTACGGCGGCTACATGACTCTCACCGCCGCGACGCGCGCGCCGGGGGTCTTCCGGGCCGCCTTCGCCGGCGCGCCGGTGACCCACTGGAAGTACTACGACTCGATCTACACCGAGCGCTACATGAAGCTCCCGAAGGAGAACCCCGAAGGCTACGAGGCGACGGCCCCGCTGACGCACGCTGCGCAGCTCGGCCCGAAGCTCCTCGTCGTCCACGGCACGGCGGACGACAACGTCCACATGCAGCAGTCGATCGCCTTCGCCGACGCCCTCAACAAGGCGCGCAAGGAGTACGTCTTCGTCCCCTTCGCCGGCATGAAGCACGGCCCCCGCGACCGCGCGACCCGCCACGCCGTCCACCAGCGCCTCGTCTCCTTCTTCGAAGAGAATCTCTGA
- a CDS encoding DUF1254 domain-containing protein, which yields MGLAAAPPKPKMTTDIPAGIAAPDMVQTRLGTLSFFDGFPDEATVGKVYDNLDFQRAVQSYLLALAPVNMAGLREGLLGVGPANVTVPTFEANMNARSIFLTANATTPYTWIWINLHDGPLVVEVPPRTLGMIDDFWFRYVTDIGIVGPDKGKGGKYLLLPPGYQGEAPAGYMPVRVPTFESILVWRNMPVKGDIRPAIESLHKNTRIYPLSQAGNPPPNKFVNVSDRAFSTVAPGDYRFWELLDYVVQNEPVASLDPVTLGFFASIGIEKGRPFAPDARMKAILTEAAAVGDATARTLTYKSRIPEAFYYPKSTWRQWLGGYKFEKQPGVAYLDAAAFFYFYATGVTPAMEAKMVGQGSQYAVGLLDSQGNPLDGGKTYRLHVLPKAPAKDFWSAIVYDNQTRSMLQTDEDFPQVSSLDNGLVVSKDGSVDVYFGPSAPSGMENNWIQTIPGKGWNMLFRLYGPLEPWFDKTWKLSEIELLK from the coding sequence ATGGGCCTGGCGGCGGCTCCGCCGAAACCGAAGATGACGACGGACATTCCGGCCGGGATCGCCGCGCCGGACATGGTGCAGACGCGGCTCGGCACGCTGAGCTTTTTCGACGGCTTTCCGGACGAGGCGACGGTCGGGAAGGTCTACGACAACCTCGACTTCCAGCGCGCGGTCCAGTCCTACCTGCTGGCTCTGGCGCCGGTGAACATGGCCGGGCTGCGCGAGGGATTGCTCGGAGTCGGCCCCGCGAACGTCACCGTCCCGACGTTCGAAGCCAACATGAACGCGCGTTCGATCTTCCTCACGGCGAACGCGACCACACCCTACACGTGGATCTGGATCAACCTGCACGACGGCCCGCTGGTGGTCGAGGTGCCCCCCAGAACGCTCGGCATGATCGACGACTTCTGGTTCAGGTACGTGACCGACATCGGAATCGTCGGCCCGGACAAGGGCAAGGGCGGCAAGTACCTGCTGCTGCCGCCCGGGTACCAGGGCGAAGCGCCCGCGGGGTACATGCCGGTGCGGGTGCCGACGTTCGAGTCCATCCTCGTCTGGCGCAACATGCCGGTGAAAGGGGACATCCGGCCTGCGATCGAGAGCCTGCACAAGAACACGCGCATCTATCCCCTGTCGCAGGCCGGGAATCCGCCGCCCAACAAGTTCGTCAACGTGTCCGACCGGGCCTTCTCCACGGTGGCGCCGGGGGATTACCGGTTCTGGGAGCTTCTCGACTACGTGGTCCAGAACGAACCCGTCGCGTCGCTCGATCCGGTCACCCTCGGTTTCTTCGCCTCGATCGGCATCGAGAAGGGGAGGCCTTTCGCGCCCGACGCCCGCATGAAGGCGATCCTGACCGAGGCCGCCGCGGTGGGCGACGCGACCGCGCGCACCCTCACCTACAAGAGCCGCATACCCGAGGCCTTCTATTATCCCAAGAGCACCTGGCGCCAGTGGCTGGGCGGCTACAAGTTCGAGAAGCAGCCCGGCGTGGCCTACCTGGACGCGGCCGCCTTCTTCTATTTCTACGCCACGGGAGTCACGCCCGCGATGGAAGCCAAGATGGTCGGCCAGGGCTCCCAGTACGCCGTCGGACTCCTGGATTCCCAGGGCAATCCGCTGGACGGCGGCAAGACCTATCGACTGCACGTGCTGCCCAAGGCTCCGGCAAAGGACTTCTGGTCCGCGATCGTGTACGACAACCAGACCCGTTCCATGCTCCAGACCGACGAAGACTTCCCGCAGGTGAGCAGCCTCGACAACGGCCTGGTCGTCAGCAAGGACGGCTCGGTGGACGTCTACTTCGGGCCCAGTGCCCCTTCCGGCATGGAAAACAACTGGATCCAGACCATCCCCGGCAAGGGGTGGAACATGCTGTTCCGGCTGTACGGCCCGCTCGAGCCCTGGTTCGACAAGACGTGGAAACTGAGCGAGATCGAGCTGTTGAAGTAG